ACGCATGGACAAGCTCAAAGTCTCTCTTGGACTGCAGGCGAGCAGTCAGGGCAATAACGAAATCGGACAACTCAGAGTGTCCATCACGTAGTCGAGGATCCAGTGAACGAATCTCGAGATCTGCTTTGGCCGGAGATAAGGTCTTGAGGTGGTCGATAAATGAGCTGAAGTCACTGGAATCATGGCCGGATGCCAATGATCGAGTGAAAATGGATTGAGGACCACTGGCGTTTCCACCGGTTTGCAACTTAGCAATCCGCAATCTTTCAGCTTCGGCGATCTTGGCCACCGATCCCGCATCGGTATCCTCGGTGCCGGGAATTTCACTGACGATCTCGGGCCCACTGGAACCGAGGAGAGAGGGAAGGAAGAACGGAGCCTTTTCAGGTGCCTTTGGGGCTTCCGTAGGGCGATTACGTTCCTGTTGAACTGTTAGCTAGAGACTTATACATACGAAGGAACAAACACATACCCGGATAGTATCCAAGTGAAGCAATGACTGCCATCTGCTTTTGGGGACAAGACTCAGAGTCATCATGTCGTGTTGTAGTTGTTCTGTTGCCAGTACTGGACCCTCTGCCTCATCTTGCTCTGTAGTATTCACAAAGGCGGCTTCAATCAGACCAGCACCGCCTTCTCCTGATGTTGCAGGGAGCCCAACGTTTTCAATAACGTTTTCGTCCAGATTCTTGGTTGACACAGGCATGAAAAGGCTTCGGTTGCTCCAAAGGCTGATGCCGATACTACCAGCGTGTGCGGTGGCAAGGAATTCACCAGTCGAAGACATGGCCAGAGCGACACATGTGCTTGAGACCCGGAAAATGTCAATCAGATGCCCGGTGGGCATATCCCATACGCGCACCACCGAGTCCATGGAGGCAGCAACGATCCATCGTCCATCATTTGAGAAGATGAAGTCGTTGACTTGACCCACACAACCCCAGAACTCACGAACGAGCTTTCTGGTCTCGAGGTCAATCACACGGATCGAGAGGTCGTCACAGCTGAAGGCGACTAATTCGCTCGCCTTGTTATAGCGAAGTCCAGTAATGGCAGCCATGGGATGCCAGTCTAGTTCATCAATGAATTTTCCAGAGAGAAGATCCCAAAACTAAATTCCAGACCAAATTAATTTGTAAATCCCTACAAAAAAAGTGACGGGTGGGGTTTACCTTGACTTTGCCGTCCAGACCACAGCTGACAACAGTACGGTTCAAGCTGTCAATCATCAAGCCAGTCACAGCTTTGGTGTGTTTAGAAGCCGCGGCGATCAAGGTCTGAGCGTTGGATTTAGTGGCACGGCCAGCTGGGGGGCGAGCTGGGAAACTTTGTCGGTGCAGACCTGACTGCATGTTGAACATGTCGATAGAACCTCCAGCTGATCCAATGACAGCGAAAGTACCACATTGTGAAACCGCCACACTCTGTAAAAATTAAAATTAGCGAAAGAGAACGTTGGGTCAATCATGTTTTGAAACCTGCGCACCTTGACCTCTGTTCCATCACTAGTTGCAAACGCCCATCGACCAGCTTTCTTTTTGCCCCAGAACCAAGTACGTGCGAACTTGTCGCCCCGATGACCAGTAACGACGCTTTCCCAGCCGGTTGCGTTGGAAGCATCGGCATTTGTAACCTTCGGGTTCGACCAGATTGGACCGGAGGTGGTGACTCCCATTCCGCCATCACGGTTGAGGCTGCAGGCAATGCATGTGACTTCGGGAGCTTTGAGATCCTCTGTGTTTGAGATGTTTGATGGCCCTTGCTTCTTAGCCTTGCGTTCCAAGCTACCCTGCGATATCTCGGTATGCTGGCTGTCTTTGCGCAGACTAAGTCCCCAGAGACTGCAATCCTTGCTTGCACTAAGAAGCCACTTGCCGCCAGACTCGGACCCATCTGAAGACGTCGGCAGGAAATCGAGAGCGCTGACGGCAGCAGAGTGTCCGTTTCTTCTGTGGAGAGGTCTGGGAATGGGCGAAAATGGCGTTTCGTCGAAGATCCAAGTCTTCAAAGAATTGTCATCGCCCGATGACACGAGCACGGGCTGTCCATCCAAGAACTCAACACGATTAGCGCCCATGGGCTTTTCGCCACTTGACATTCGGTGGGCTCCGCGAAGGATACCTGCAATTCGACCTCCATTGTTCAAGTCCCAAAGCGTGATGTCGCCGCTACCACTTGACGCAGTGGCCATGACACCTGAGCTGCGACCATCGTGGCCAGCACCCAATCCGTCGCCACGGAAAGTAATCGATGTTACCGGCAGACCTCGGGACGATGCGTTCTTGAGAGACAACACCAGCTGACCTGAGCTCACGTTCTGAATAGCCAACGCACCGCCCTTGTAGGCAATGGCAACAAGTGATAAAGCAGGTGTGGGGTGAATCGCAGTTACAGGCCCAGAATCTGCCGACAGAGAGGGCAATGTGTGAATAAGCTTCCCACTGCGGAGGTTCCAGATGTCAACCGCTCCGTCCGATCGGCCCACGAATATCTTGTTCAGATAAGTCGGCATGTTGCACATTATCCCGGTGTAGATCTTCTCTCCAGAGGAACCCCGAGCAGATTGCGGCCGCAGACTGGCATAGTGCTCGTATGTGCCCGTTTTCCAAACCTCGAGGCCACCGACCCAGCAACCAACCACCCACGAACCAAACACTACCAAGCGCTCAATGGGTCCCTTCAAGTCTGTGGGGCCCTCGAGGACTGCAACTCGTTTGCCACGCTTGAAAACCCAGACGCCTCCGGCGGACTGCGACCGAAGATGGCCCCAAGCTGCGAAAACCTTATCCTGCCACGCACATGTTGCGGTAATGATCTCCGGTGTTTGTGGTCGACTCAGAAAGATGAGATTCAAGCCTCGGCGCAAATCATAAGTCTGCAGTGAATGCCCCACTGAAGTCGTGATTTGAAAGGTCGATTTACCTAGGCGCACCGATGTGAAGGGAACGGGTGTTGGCGACACTAGTCCTAGTGTCTTTAATAGCGACAAGTCAATTAAGAGTAAAGCAGCGATTCAGATGAGTTTCTCAACTTACACGGAAAGGAGCAAAGATTTTAGAACCACGTGTTCCAGCCTTAACCTGCGATACTCGTTTCTGCCTCTTCGCGAGAGGCAGATCGAAATTATCGGCTGAAGGCATGCTGATATCGAAGGGCACACTGACGACAATGGATATTTGTAGGGTTCAAGAAATGAGAAGAAACACCTTAGCCTTGTGAGTGAGATTTTTCTTCTGACTTCTTCACCTAGTCAACCACGAAGGGTATCCAAGTCGTCCAAGTCTAGTCTCACTAgctttgtcttcttttttttcccgatgttttttttctgcccCGCCTAGTCCTGCAGGCACCAGACCGCCTTCAAGCATGTGATGTACATTTTCCCGGGTATAGAATACTTTCACATTAAATTGTCTAAAATGTCTCTTGAGTATTCCTTacatgaaaaaaaaccaatGAAGCTATCAATTGTGTTACATACAGTATATTCTTCAAAATGCAAGCCACGGAACATCTTATCGGAGATAGTATTGTGTGATCAAACTGCTATCATAGAGTGTCGTCATGTACTGGTGACAGCCACAACAAGTATCTAGACTGATGGGGCATGTGTATGGAGTACTTTTGGGATATACTATGGCGTAGTCTATTGGAACTCGAAAAAGCCCGGTGAATCGATTGCACATATAGCATTCAACTTTCCGCCCATTCAATCTAATCATAAATCAAAAGTACAAAACTTGAACCAGCGAAATGCCCATTCTTTCTCTCCGCCTATGCAAATGCGGAACCCCATATTTGGTAATACAACCTTAAAATCCAAGAGCCCGCTCATCCTCCGCGAACTGCTAAGAATTTGCGCATCCACAACTCCTCCATCCCCATTGATACAAATCAATTTGATGCGATTGAATTGGATTTTAAAACCAAAAAATTGCTTAGACAATTGATTCCTCACATGGATGATGCCGCTGAGCACAGCAACGGCTCTTTTGCCAATGCTGAACCCTTGAGAGCTGCAGAACCCAGCCTCTCGTCTCCTTTACTTGATACGGACTCCGATAACAACGACTTGACACCCACAGGGCCCGTCCTCGAATCTACATTGGTGTCACCTAGGTCTGCATCGCACGCAAAGTCGATCCAAACCCAATCTGGAAAGGCTGATTCAGGATTTGACCCTCGCTCCACCATTCTAATGGGACAATCCACACGCTCTTTAAGCCACGCAACTAGAAGGTTCAGCGGAAGTACCGCCGCCAGCACCACTGCGAGTTCGATCAGCGAGGTGGAATCCGGCTCCCTGAAACCGTGGAGGATCGGAGTCTGTGCCTTGGATGTGAAAGCACGCAGCAAACCAAGCCAGAATATCTTGACTCGACTCCAATCAAAAGGCGAATTTGAGGTGATCGTTTTCGGAGACAAGGTCATTCTCGATGAAGCAGTGGAAAATTGGCCCGTGTGTGACTTCTTGGTTGCTTTCTTCTCCGATGGATTCCCCTTGGACAAAGCCATTGCGTATGCTAAACTTCGCAAACCGCTCTGTGTTAATGACCTGCCTATGCAAAAGGTCTTGTGGGATAGGCGGCTCTGCCTGAGGATTCTGGATCATATGGGTGTTCCCACCCCGAAGCGGATAGAGGTCAACCGCGATGGTGGCCCGGTTCTAGAATCGCCAGAACTAGGCCAGCATATCTACCGCCTGACTGGTGTGAAGCTGGAAGGTCCAGAGAGCGGAATTGGTGGGGGTGCCCCTCAAACCCAGAGTGTCTCAATGTCTGAAGATGGCGAGGCCTTGATTGTTGACGGCAAAGTCTTCAAAAAGCCCTTTGTTGAAAAGCCTGTCAATGGCGAGGACCATAACATTCACATCTACTTCCCCAACGACCAACAGTACGGCGGCGGTGGAAGAAGACTGTTCCGCAAGGTCGGCAACAAAAGCTCGGAATACGACCCCAATCTGACTGTTCCAAGATCCGTCACCGAGAAGGATGCAAGCTATCTGTACGAACAGTTCCTTAGGGTTGACAATGCAGAAGATGTCAAAGCCTACACCGTCGGGCCAGACTTTTGTCACGCAGAGACGCGCAAATCTCCCGTAGTCGACGGTCTCGTTCGGCGCAATACCCACGGAAAGGAAATACGATACATTACGAAGCTTGGCAAGGAGGAGGCCACAATTGCATCAAAGATCTCAAATGGATTTGGTCAAAGAATTTGTGGTTTTGACATGCTCCGCGTGGGGGATAAAAGCTACGTCATTGACGTCAACGGCTGGAGCTTCGTCAAGGACAACAATGATTATTACGATAAATGTGCCAACATTCTCAGGGATATTTTCCTGGAAGAAAGACGCAAATGTGAGGGGATATCAGAATCTTCCGAGCCGCCATCACCGGACATAGGCTCATGCAGAAGGAGCACGGCAGGATCTCATCGTCAATCCCTCAAGACATTACTGAAGTCTCCTAGCACTTCCAGGCTTTACGGCCAAAGTCCAAAAACTGCCGAGCCCCCAGAGTCATGCACTCCATCAGTAGCGTCATCTGGGATAGAGAGTGCCGATATTGGCGCTGCTCTCAGCAAGTTAAATTCCCGAGAAGCCTACTCTACTTCTCGTGGCTATACCTCCTCTAACACGAAATCTCCGGCTCTTTCGGTGCAATACGCTGGCGACGAAGCCCTTCCACCCCTTCCTGCTTCAAAACACTCCTGGAAGCTGAAGGGCATGGTGGCAGTGATTCGACACGCAGATCGGACCCCGAAGCAAAAATTCAAGTTCACTTTTCATAGCCAACCTTTTGTGGATTTGTTGAAAGGGCACCAGAATGAAGTAGTGATCAAGGGGGAAGCTGCATTGTCCAGTGTATCTGATGCCGTCAAGCTGGCTATGGAGAAGGGCCTAGAAGATATGGAGAAGCTGAAGTTGCTCCGCACATCTTTGGAGAAAAAGGGCGGTTGGCCTGGTACCAAAGTACAGATCAAGCCAATGTTCCGGAAACGAAAGCCAGAAGAAATGGGAGAACAGGGCCCACTGAAATCTTCAACTCCATTGCCCGAGGCCAAGCCCTCTGAAGAGCCCCCTGCACCTGCATCTATGCCTACTGAGGGAGAGGGACTCATGGCAGAGGACGAAGACTTGCGTAGATCACAGACACGGAGTGATTCCATCTCCGACGCGACTTTTTCTCGGTTCTCTGCCGCCGAGAATGACTTGATCCTGGACAAGCTACAGCTTGTAATCAAGTGGGGTGGTGAGCCCACACACGCCGCGCGTTATCAATCGCAGGATCTTGGACTCAATATGCGGGATGACCTCAAGCTGATGAATAAGGAGGCGTTGAATAACGTTCGCGTATTTACCAGCTCGGAACGTAGAGTGAGCACCAGTGGTGAGTTCTCTTCCTTGTCAGGACCTGCATCCAGCTAATACTTTTCTTAAAGCACAAATATGGGCATGCTCATTTTTGGACCAGAAAGATATCCCTGAAGACTTGATCAAAGTGCGGAAAGATTTGCTTGACGATTCAAATGCCGCCAAGGATGTTATGGATCAGGTCAAGAAAAAGCTGAAGTTGCTTTTGCGAGAAGGCTCTGCACCCTCACAATTTGCTTGGCCCAAGGACAAAAATATCCCAGAACCTTCGGTCGTCCTTGCTAGAGTAGTTGAACTGATGAAGTTCCACCGGGCCGTCATGCGAGACAACTTTGAGAAACTCGACAACGCACCGCACGTCTTCCAGGCTCAATCCAATGACTCTGAAGCCCCGAGCCAATTAGCCTCCATGAATCCCCCTGACATATCAAGCATACAGGGCCGTTGGTGCGCGGGTGAAGACCCTCGACTCTTCAAGGAGCGGTGGGAAAAACTCTTTGCAGAGTTCTGTGACACTGAGAAGGTGGATCCGAGCAAGCTTTCAGAGCTATACGACAGTATGAAATTCGATGCACTCCATAATAGACAGTTTTTGGAATGGGTCTTCATGCCTCAAGGTAGTCCACGTGACCAAGACGAAGAACAGAAAAGCAATAGCGCACAAAAGGCAGACGCGAGTGCGGAGGGGAAACTTGGACAGGATGCCGGGAACGACAAATCTGAAGAGCGCATCGAAACTCAGACGTTTGCCCATCGCTTTGGGTTGAAAAAACGTATCCTTACTCTCGAGTCACTGCCACACCTTCGGGCACTAGATGATTCATACGATCATTACTTCAAGCTTTTCCCTGGCTCCCAATCCTCCAAGTGCAAGATGGATGAGCGTCTCAAGAAGCTCCGGGAACTGTACAAGCTAGCTAAGGTTTTGTTCGATTACGTGACGCCTCAGGAATACGGAATCACCGACAGCGAAAAACTCGAGATTGGCCTTCTAACGTCTCTCCCCCTTCTTCAAGAAATCGTTCGAGATCTAGAAGAAGTGCAGGCTTCGGATGATGCCAGGTCCTTCTTCTACTTCACCAAGGAATCTCACATATATACCCTTTTAAACTGTATCTTGGAAGGAGGAATTCAAACTAAGATTGCCAGGAGTGCCATCCCAGAACTTGATTACCTCTCTCAGATTTGCTTTGAGCTATACGAAGCTCGCGACAGCGAATCGGACTCCTACTCTTACTCCATTCGGATCTCAGTTAGCCCTGGTTGTCACGCCTTCGACCCGCTTGACGTGCAGCTTGATTCCAGGCACTCTATCGGCTGCACCCCACGCCGAAGCCTGACAGCCCATCAGGACTGGAAGGAGGTGATTGAAACTTTGAAGGCGAAATTCAACACGTAAGTTGTCTGCTACCTTAACCTCTCTCGATTTTATGTTGATCACAGCATGTAGTGTGCAATTACCCAAGACCTTCATCGCGGTAAACCTCAGTGACAAGCATAGCTCTCATTCTGAGAATTCACCTTCCCCCCCCTCGTGATGTTTCCCCAGCTCAGGATTAAGATCGATCTCTCGGGAATATTATCTTTGTGATGACTATTTTTATCCTCTATCTTGTGACCGGCACCTTTTGGGTAGGGTTGTCTTCTATGTACCCCCTGCCTTGTCAAGGCTGTATCAAGAAATTAGTAAATGACGGATCTACGATTTACCTGTTCCATTTTTTGGAAACTCATACACCATCTCTAACCTTCCTTCAAAACTCCCGATTACAAAAGACCTCAAATATCCATGCCAGTAGTTAGTATAGTCCGGCCAACCTTGGGAGGTCGCGGCCAAGTCTGCGGGAACAACCGCTCAAGTTGGCCCTGGTGATCTTAACTAAGGAAGTGAATAACGAAAAGAAACCAAACGATCATTTTTCCCGGGACAGTGAAACAAAGAACCCCAATTATCAATCGGTCGCCTATGAGAGAGAGGCAGGTCCACATGCGTGACTCTGAAGAACTTGACGGAGAGATGTTTTGTCGCCCTCCTTTTCAAATTCGGAACACTGCCAGAGATTGATCTAATTACAAGGGCTATTTCCAATAATTAACCCTGCTTGAACTCAGCCCTTGCTATGTCACATTGAAACCCCGCGATCCTAGTGGACCGTGATAAGATGGGCAATGACCAGTACCTGGAGTACCTATCCAAGCACCTTGTTTCATTCCCGCCGAATAGCAATGACGAACCGCTTTGATAGAGGAGATCTCGTTGGACCTTGTTTCTTCCCTAGGAATCTATCTTCGCCCTTGTTTCCCCATTCAAAGAGTAACGCCTTACACCAAATGGAAAAAGGGCAAACGACTCAGACAAAAGATAACCAGGGTGTTTTCGTTCAAGTGAGCATATAAATCCATAGTGAGCTCAGCcgatctactccgtaccctcAAAATTCTGCTGTAGATCCTGCCGATCTTCGGGCGCTAGTAATATTTGCCTTGGTTTCATCTGAATACTGTCTTTGCTCCACTAAACAACCTACAAATTGGTGTAGATGGTCGATGCAATACCCGCTAGCAAAGGTTAGCGTGTTCTTGGCGGAGCCATGATAGAAGTTGGATGAGGGTACAAGGATTGAATCATCTTATCTCCTGTCTAGGCTTTGACTGGACTTGATGGGCCTCTCTTCGATCGATTTTGTACCGAGCAAAGAATTGAGGAATTCAGATGTGATTCTCTGAAGTGAGAGCCAAGCAAACTTGATCAAAAAGGGGAATCTCTGCTATCGAAAACCAAAGTAAGATGGTTCAAAGTCCGGGCCGTAAACCCCGCCCTGCCAACTGTGGATTTTCCCTCACGACGCTACATGATCACCTGGGTAGCGATATCAAAGATGTCGTATCCCTTGGCGGTCGATAAATTTGATAAAATCCTGAAACACACATCTCACGCAGGCGTTGAGTGTTCCCTTGACTTCAATAATATTCTCTGCGTGGTGTCCAATCCACCCGGGTTTAGTGTGTTGTTCTTCGAGAAAACCGAACTGGATGGCCCCAAATCCGAGGACTTTTCCCTAAGAAAGATCGAGATCGAGTCCCTGCCTGCTGCGCTGGCTCCGTTTCTGACCAAGATTCCAAGCCATCTTCGATCTGAAGACGAGCCACCTATCGTGCAGGTGGTGGTATCTACTGGATCCGGAACGGGGAAAGCAAAGACTGTCTTTGAAGATGTTGTGCGGCCCCTTTTTACATATATTGGGCTAGAGAATTATGAGCCCTACGAAACAGAGTCGGCACAAACTATTATCGAGCTCGCACAATCGAAGTTCCTGGAGCGGGCGCATGATGGCGTTCCTCAGACCATCATCCTTCTTTCGGGCGACGGGGGCCTCGTCGACATTCTCGAAATCTTCTACAAATCCAAGATGACAATTGGTGTATCCCCGAATATTGTGTTGATTCCATGTGGGACAGGGAATGCCATGGCAAGTTCCATTGGATTACGATCTGGTCCGGTGCCGGGTCTTTCAACACTACTTCGAGGCAGCCCATCTTCCATACCGGTCTTTGCTGCTAGATTTTCACCTGGCAGTCGGTTAGTCATCGATGAAGGTCGCCAGCGAGCCGAAGTCAACCCCGATGCCCAACACACATTATACGGGGCCGTTGTTGCGAGCTGGGGGCTCCATGCTGCTTTAGTTGCAGACAGCGACACATCCGAGTATCGCAAATTTGGAGTCGATCGTTTCAAGATGGCCGCACAAGAGCTACTGAATCCCTCGGATGGCACCCCGCCTCACCAATTCAAAGGCAAAATCACATTAACTACCTCGAATGGCCCGAACAAGGCACGAGCCCAAGAAGCAGTGGAGGGGCTAGAGCACATGTATGCACTTGCTACCCTCGTTCCACGACTTGAAaaggatttcttgatttcccCAGACTCGGTGCCCCTGGATGGACAGATGAGGTTTATCCGCTTCGGTCCCATGTCGGCGGAAGACGCGATGCAGTTGATGACTTTGGCCTATCAGGGCGGTCAACATGTGATAGAAGATACGGTAACCTATGCCAACATCGAGCAGGTTCGAATCGATTTtaaagaagatgaggagaagTGGCGACGCGTCTGTATTGATGGAAAGATCGTCAGCGTCGAAAGAGATGGTTGGGTGGAGATTCGTAAAGAACCTAGCCGTTTGCTGAATTTGATCAATTAGGTAGAGGTTCACGAAAGTTGCGATAGAATTTTAAACTAGATTAGAACTGAAGAGTACACTGTCTATGGTTTGTAAACAAGGGCCAGTTCGTAGAGTAGTTGATCCGCAAAGTGATGGTCATCATGTGTTTTCCGCCATCTCCGGGATTGGACCCCCGTAAACCACCACACTCCACCCATCCCAGCATATGGGACGCGCCAGCAAATGAAATCATTGTTGTCTCGCTAGTCTCTCTTATCTAGCGCTTTGGAATTCGCTTGATTAGAATGGAACTGCCCATTAGATTCGATGCTGATCACTGCGCGCACCTATTTGGCCTCCCAGACCCCAGACCAAGGTGCAGCAAAGCCCTGCAATAAAAGGTCGCGATTTCATACCTTCTCCGGCTGGCGAAAAAGTCCGGTGGATACCAAGAAAGTGGCCGAAATGTTGTTAATCCACCAAGTTGGCAGTGTTCGCGTTGGGGAAGTCGTTAGGTGAGTCTTGTCTGGATTGCCCCTCAAGTCTGAAGCCCTCCTGGGTCGCTAATAGGAAATCGTCCAACAGGTACACCATTACATACAATCCAGCGGCCGATCACATCCTTCCTATTCCTACAAATCTCTACGTGAGGGTGAAGAATACATCTGCCAGCCCATTGCGCGCTGCATACCTCCATGGCCCGTACACGCTATACGCCGCGTGCTATCCCTCGCAGTTTGACCCCAACACCAAATATGAGCGACAGGACCTAGATGGTCAACCGCAGTTTGAACCATACCTGAAGGCTGGGGGTGGCTGGGACGCCGTCATCAAGGTGCCGGCTAGTCTCCTGGAAGCGCACGATTTTGGCTCTCCGGGTCAAGGCGGACCGGCAAGTGGACACAGCGTTAGCTGGATTGTTGAGATACAATCGCAGGTGATATTCTCAAGTAGCGCAGCGGTCCATTTTGAACTGCTGGTCGGCCGTGATGAAAACTCCCTGGCGTGTTCCTCGGGCGGTGCATGGAGTGGCGGAAATGGTTCTTCCGGGCCTCCGGCAAAGTTACAAGACCATTGGCTACCTGAAACTAGAGGTAGTCAGGTGCTTGCCTCGAAGGGAGTGTACTCAAAAGCAATCGCTCTTCATGTTGACGATACAAGTAGTCTATGGAACAATCCGCCATTCCCCTCGGCGAAGCCGGCTTCCAAAAGCCTTGATCAGAAGAGTCAAGAGTCGCAACCTCTGTGTGACAATCCAGCGCCGGAGGTCTCTCCTGAGGCTCCGATGAAAAGtgccaagaagaaggtcCATCTCGTGTTATTGACACATGGGTTGCACAGCAATCTCGGGGCAGACATGCTCTATCTTAAGGAGAGCATTGACGCAGCCATGAG
The nucleotide sequence above comes from Penicillium digitatum chromosome 1, complete sequence. Encoded proteins:
- a CDS encoding SnoRNA binding protein, putative, with protein sequence MPSADNFDLPLAKRQKRVSQVKAGTRGSKIFAPFRTLGLVSPTPVPFTSVRLGKSTFQITTSVGHSLQTYDLRRGLNLIFLSRPQTPEIITATCAWQDKVFAAWGHLRSQSAGGVWVFKRGKRVAVLEGPTDLKGPIERLVVFGSWVVGCWVGGLEVWKTGTYEHYASLRPQSARGSSGEKIYTGIMCNMPTYLNKIFVGRSDGAVDIWNLRSGKLIHTLPSLSADSGPVTAIHPTPALSLVAIAYKGGALAIQNVSSGQLVLSLKNASSRGLPVTSITFRGDGLGAGHDGRSSGVMATASSGSGDITLWDLNNGGRIAGILRGAHRMSSGEKPMGANRVEFLDGQPVLVSSGDDNSLKTWIFDETPFSPIPRPLHRRNGHSAAVSALDFLPTSSDGSESGGKWLLSASKDCSLWGLSLRKDSQHTEISQGSLERKAKKQGPSNISNTEDLKAPEVTCIACSLNRDGGMGVTTSGPIWSNPKVTNADASNATGWESVVTGHRGDKFARTWFWGKKKAGRWAFATSDGTEVKSVAVSQCGTFAVIGSAGGSIDMFNMQSGLHRQSFPARPPAGRATKSNAQTLIAAASKHTKAVTGLMIDSLNRTVVSCGLDGKVKFWDLLSGKFIDELDWHPMAAITGLRYNKASELVAFSCDDLSIRVIDLETRKLVREFWGCVGQVNDFIFSNDGRWIVAASMDSVVRVWDMPTGHLIDIFRVSSTCVALAMSSTGEFLATAHAGSIGISLWSNRSLFMPVSTKNLDENVIENVGLPATSGEGGAGLIEAAFVNTTEQDEAEGPVLATEQLQHDMMTLSLVPKSRWQSLLHLDTIRERNRPTEAPKAPEKAPFFLPSLLGSSGPEIVSEIPGTEDTDAGSVAKIAEAERLRIAKLQTGGNASGPQSIFTRSLASGHDSSDFSSFIDHLKTLSPAKADLEIRSLDPRLRDGHSELSDFVIALTARLQSKRDFELVHAWMAVFLKIHADTVSLSSTQDEPQYRLLQEALAIWSAEQQREGKRLAELVGYCRGVVGFLRSAR
- a CDS encoding Actin cytoskeleton organization and biogenesis protein, putative, which produces MDDAAEHSNGSFANAEPLRAAEPSLSSPLLDTDSDNNDLTPTGPVLESTLVSPRSASHAKSIQTQSGKADSGFDPRSTILMGQSTRSLSHATRRFSGSTAASTTASSISEVESGSLKPWRIGVCALDVKARSKPSQNILTRLQSKGEFEVIVFGDKVILDEAVENWPVCDFLVAFFSDGFPLDKAIAYAKLRKPLCVNDLPMQKVLWDRRLCLRILDHMGVPTPKRIEVNRDGGPVLESPELGQHIYRLTGVKLEGPESGIGGGAPQTQSVSMSEDGEALIVDGKVFKKPFVEKPVNGEDHNIHIYFPNDQQYGGGGRRLFRKVGNKSSEYDPNLTVPRSVTEKDASYLYEQFLRVDNAEDVKAYTVGPDFCHAETRKSPVVDGLVRRNTHGKEIRYITKLGKEEATIASKISNGFGQRICGFDMLRVGDKSYVIDVNGWSFVKDNNDYYDKCANILRDIFLEERRKCEGISESSEPPSPDIGSCRRSTAGSHRQSLKTLLKSPSTSRLYGQSPKTAEPPESCTPSVASSGIESADIGAALSKLNSREAYSTSRGYTSSNTKSPALSVQYAGDEALPPLPASKHSWKLKGMVAVIRHADRTPKQKFKFTFHSQPFVDLLKGHQNEVVIKGEAALSSVSDAVKLAMEKGLEDMEKLKLLRTSLEKKGGWPGTKVQIKPMFRKRKPEEMGEQGPLKSSTPLPEAKPSEEPPAPASMPTEGEGLMAEDEDLRRSQTRSDSISDATFSRFSAAENDLILDKLQLVIKWGGEPTHAARYQSQDLGLNMRDDLKLMNKEALNNVRVFTSSERRVSTSAQIWACSFLDQKDIPEDLIKVRKDLLDDSNAAKDVMDQVKKKLKLLLREGSAPSQFAWPKDKNIPEPSVVLARVVELMKFHRAVMRDNFEKLDNAPHVFQAQSNDSEAPSQLASMNPPDISSIQGRWCAGEDPRLFKERWEKLFAEFCDTEKVDPSKLSELYDSMKFDALHNRQFLEWVFMPQGSPRDQDEEQKSNSAQKADASAEGKLGQDAGNDKSEERIETQTFAHRFGLKKRILTLESLPHLRALDDSYDHYFKLFPGSQSSKCKMDERLKKLRELYKLAKVLFDYVTPQEYGITDSEKLEIGLLTSLPLLQEIVRDLEEVQASDDARSFFYFTKESHIYTLLNCILEGGIQTKIARSAIPELDYLSQICFELYEARDSESDSYSYSIRISVSPGCHAFDPLDVQLDSRHSIGCTPRRSLTAHQDWKEVIETLKAKFNTVQLPKTFIAVNLSDKHSSHSENSPSPPS
- a CDS encoding Diacylglycerol kinase, catalytic domain produces the protein MSYPLAVDKFDKILKHTSHAGVECSLDFNNILCVVSNPPGFSVLFFEKTELDGPKSEDFSLRKIEIESLPAALAPFLTKIPSHLRSEDEPPIVQVVVSTGSGTGKAKTVFEDVVRPLFTYIGLENYEPYETESAQTIIELAQSKFLERAHDGVPQTIILLSGDGGLVDILEIFYKSKMTIGVSPNIVLIPCGTGNAMASSIGLRSGPVPGLSTLLRGSPSSIPVFAARFSPGSRLVIDEGRQRAEVNPDAQHTLYGAVVASWGLHAALVADSDTSEYRKFGVDRFKMAAQELLNPSDGTPPHQFKGKITLTTSNGPNKARAQEAVEGLEHMYALATLVPRLEKDFLISPDSVPLDGQMRFIRFGPMSAEDAMQLMTLAYQGGQHVIEDTVTYANIEQVRIDFKEDEEKWRRVCIDGKIVSVERDGWVEIRKEPSRLLNLIN